From Deltaproteobacteria bacterium, a single genomic window includes:
- a CDS encoding methyltransferase: MGTEMSSRERVLKVFKKEKVDRLPFFSGMGNITVHGLKPTQWNFAELHLDAEKMAKIAASTSQLFGFESAVVPFDMGVEAEALGAGVNYYAHRTDIVYPTITKKVADKVDDLKIQIPDLSKAGRIPLVAKAISLLKEEVGDKVAIGAWVLGPYTLAGQLTDIGDLAKAALKKTAQVGEILMQLAEAIIQIARIYRQAGADYITIREMGAGPDIISPRIFAKLIQPPLTKIFSALESPKVLHICGSTDMIVEQMAACGADALSVDQKNTLAETREKIGSDMLLFGNFDPYGTLVTMNASEVDPVIKNCFEAGINALWPGCDLWPDIKKENLEAVMAAALKYGQR, translated from the coding sequence ATGGGAACCGAAATGAGTTCCAGAGAGAGAGTCCTGAAGGTCTTTAAAAAAGAAAAAGTCGATCGTCTGCCCTTCTTTAGCGGGATGGGGAATATCACGGTCCATGGTCTGAAACCGACCCAATGGAATTTCGCCGAACTGCATCTCGATGCGGAAAAGATGGCCAAGATAGCCGCTTCCACGTCGCAGCTTTTCGGTTTTGAAAGTGCCGTGGTTCCTTTCGATATGGGGGTGGAGGCCGAGGCATTAGGGGCGGGGGTGAATTATTATGCCCATCGGACCGACATCGTTTATCCGACGATTACCAAAAAAGTGGCCGATAAAGTCGATGACTTAAAGATCCAGATACCGGATTTATCCAAGGCCGGGAGAATTCCCCTGGTGGCCAAGGCCATTTCGCTCTTAAAAGAAGAGGTGGGCGATAAAGTGGCCATCGGGGCCTGGGTTCTCGGACCCTATACCCTGGCCGGTCAGTTGACCGATATCGGCGACCTGGCCAAAGCCGCCCTTAAAAAGACCGCCCAGGTGGGTGAGATCCTGATGCAATTGGCCGAGGCCATCATTCAAATCGCCCGGATCTACCGGCAGGCAGGGGCCGATTATATCACCATCCGGGAGATGGGCGCCGGACCGGATATTATCAGCCCCCGGATATTTGCCAAATTGATTCAGCCTCCCTTGACCAAAATCTTTTCCGCCCTGGAATCGCCCAAAGTCCTGCACATCTGCGGCAGCACCGACATGATTGTCGAACAGATGGCCGCCTGCGGAGCCGACGCCCTGAGCGTGGATCAGAAAAACACCCTGGCTGAAACCCGGGAAAAAATCGGGTCCGACATGCTCCTGTTCGGCAACTTCGACCCTTACGGGACCCTGGTGACGATGAATGCCTCCGAGGTGGATCCCGTAATCAAGAATTGTTTTGAGGCCGGTATCAACGCCCTCTGGCCGGGGTGCGATCTCTGGCCGGATATAAAAAAAGAAAACCTCGAGGCCGTAATGGCCGCGGCCCTGAAGTACGGGCAAAGATAG
- a CDS encoding GNAT family N-acetyltransferase, whose translation MSSDFVIKTMNREEIDLAMEWAAREGWNPGLHDADCFYQTDPQGFLIGTINSTPIGCISAVSYHHVFGFIGFYIVAPEYRGKGYGIRLWDAAMNRLDNQNVGLDGVLEQQENYKKSGFRLAYGNSRFESLSVKTVSPDRAELRAIQEIPFHKIQEYDRQCFPAERTAFLRAWLRMPEAHGVGVVEKGELQGYGLIRKCRRGYKIGPLFAEDPGTAEAIFLDLSSRAEEKEVVYLDIPERNPAALVLAGKYGMQKVFSTARMYTGKEPEIPLSKVFGVTTFELG comes from the coding sequence ATGAGCAGTGATTTCGTTATAAAGACCATGAACCGGGAAGAAATCGATTTAGCCATGGAGTGGGCGGCCCGGGAGGGCTGGAACCCGGGGCTGCATGACGCCGATTGTTTTTATCAGACCGATCCTCAAGGCTTCCTGATCGGCACCATCAATTCTACGCCCATAGGTTGTATTTCCGCGGTTTCCTACCATCATGTTTTCGGGTTCATCGGCTTCTATATCGTGGCGCCGGAATATCGCGGCAAAGGGTACGGTATCCGGTTATGGGATGCGGCCATGAATCGGCTGGACAACCAAAATGTGGGTTTGGATGGTGTTTTGGAACAGCAGGAAAATTATAAGAAATCCGGTTTCAGATTGGCCTACGGCAATAGCCGCTTTGAGTCCCTGTCCGTAAAAACGGTTTCTCCGGATAGGGCGGAACTGAGGGCGATTCAGGAAATTCCATTCCACAAAATTCAGGAATATGATCGCCAATGTTTTCCTGCCGAAAGAACAGCCTTTCTCCGCGCCTGGCTCCGCATGCCGGAGGCCCATGGAGTAGGGGTTGTTGAAAAGGGAGAACTGCAGGGATACGGGCTGATCCGAAAATGTCGCCGGGGCTATAAAATCGGCCCCCTTTTTGCGGAGGACCCAGGCACGGCGGAAGCGATCTTTTTGGACCTTTCTTCCCGGGCCGAAGAAAAGGAGGTTGTCTACCTGGATATTCCGGAAAGGAACCCGGCGGCCCTGGTCCTGGCCGGGAAATACGGTATGCAAAAAGTCTTCTCAACCGCCAGGATGTACACCGGAAAAGAGCCGGAAATCCCCTTGAGTAAAGTATTCGGGGTAACGACTTTTGAATTGGGGTAA
- a CDS encoding iron-containing alcohol dehydrogenase, whose amino-acid sequence MVFEFATAGRIIFGPGTLKQIGPLAGETGRRAFVVLGQNFSRVEPLLALLDRERIKTVTFQVPGEPTIDRIQQGAVLARESESDLVIGFGGGSVVDAGKAIAALATNKEKIEDYLEVIGQSRPLTSPPLPYFAVPTTAGTGAEVTRNAVLASPKHKVKVSLRSPLMLHKVAVIDPTLTYSLPPQVTAATGLDALTQLIEPLVSLKANPMTDTLCREGVSLVANSLRKAYEEGTNAAARQDMALASLFGGLALANAGLGAVHGLAAPIGGMFPAPHGLVCAKLLPLVMAANIRALQERSPDSPALKTYGQIAFLLTRKEGAKALEGV is encoded by the coding sequence TTGGTCTTTGAGTTCGCCACAGCCGGTCGAATCATTTTCGGTCCCGGGACCCTGAAGCAGATCGGTCCGCTGGCCGGTGAAACAGGAAGACGGGCCTTTGTGGTTTTAGGACAAAATTTTTCGAGGGTTGAACCCCTGCTGGCCTTATTGGACCGGGAAAGGATCAAAACCGTTACCTTCCAGGTCCCCGGGGAACCAACCATCGACCGCATTCAGCAGGGGGCCGTCCTGGCCAGGGAATCTGAATCGGATCTGGTCATCGGATTCGGCGGTGGAAGCGTTGTCGATGCCGGGAAGGCCATAGCCGCTCTGGCGACCAACAAAGAAAAAATCGAAGACTATCTGGAAGTAATAGGACAATCCCGGCCCCTGACCTCCCCTCCCCTCCCGTATTTTGCCGTCCCGACGACAGCCGGCACTGGGGCCGAAGTGACCCGAAATGCCGTATTGGCTTCTCCGAAGCATAAGGTCAAAGTCAGTTTGCGCAGTCCCCTGATGCTGCACAAAGTGGCCGTCATCGACCCCACCTTGACCTACTCTCTTCCTCCTCAGGTTACGGCCGCCACCGGCCTGGATGCCCTGACCCAACTCATCGAACCCCTGGTATCCCTTAAAGCCAATCCGATGACCGACACCCTGTGCCGAGAAGGTGTCTCCCTCGTAGCCAACTCCTTACGAAAGGCCTACGAAGAAGGAACTAACGCCGCCGCCCGTCAGGATATGGCCCTGGCCAGTCTTTTCGGGGGACTGGCCCTGGCCAATGCCGGCTTGGGGGCGGTCCATGGATTGGCTGCACCCATTGGCGGGATGTTCCCGGCCCCTCACGGATTGGTTTGTGCCAAATTGTTGCCTTTGGTTATGGCGGCCAATATTCGGGCCTTACAGGAGCGCTCCCCTGACAGCCCGGCCTTGAAAACCTATGGCCAGATCGCCTTTCTTTTAACCCGAAAAGAAGGGGCCAAGGCCCTGGAGGGTGTT
- a CDS encoding arginase family protein, with translation MENKPVFFGCPLDVDERDESIEEKRASMAPDGQDDGWDDPYVRIMEVLGQEISSELYEARGSLPVPGWLRPIPPPTEREKVTLEQFVQFIDGNGCLEYADQVGVFVGQEILPQIPCLLAVDHSLSGGVFKKLAETYGPDNLSWIVLDSHTDALPVSVMTGAVRYDLETNPDSLHDPNDPYLVNRPDSYNASSFLDHLLSEGIVLPHNLYVLGIGDYPPKQAFRIKDPRIEKFVGYFLKLKKQGVTLLTKNDLLISPSKVKSVLKQIRTPWVYISIDLDIGARNALEGVRFLDRQGLNGPQLLRVIGYLRDVLKRGIGLAGFDLCEINPRTAGRQLPTGQDQTYCIAVDIIKKLAWSL, from the coding sequence ATGGAAAATAAACCCGTCTTTTTCGGTTGTCCCCTTGACGTAGATGAACGCGATGAGTCTATCGAAGAAAAACGGGCTTCCATGGCGCCCGATGGCCAAGATGACGGCTGGGATGATCCTTATGTCCGGATCATGGAAGTCCTTGGTCAAGAGATCTCCTCCGAGCTCTATGAGGCCCGGGGCTCCCTGCCTGTCCCCGGATGGCTCCGCCCTATTCCGCCGCCGACAGAAAGAGAAAAAGTTACTCTCGAGCAGTTCGTTCAATTCATCGACGGCAATGGTTGTCTGGAATATGCGGACCAGGTAGGCGTTTTTGTCGGCCAGGAGATCCTGCCCCAGATCCCCTGCCTCCTGGCCGTCGATCATTCTCTGAGCGGAGGGGTTTTTAAAAAGCTGGCGGAAACGTACGGCCCGGATAACCTCTCCTGGATTGTCCTGGACAGCCACACCGATGCCCTGCCGGTTTCTGTGATGACCGGGGCCGTCCGATACGACCTGGAGACCAACCCCGATTCCCTCCATGATCCTAATGATCCCTATTTGGTCAACCGCCCCGATTCATACAACGCCAGCTCTTTTCTTGATCATCTCCTATCCGAAGGAATCGTTCTGCCGCACAACCTATATGTTCTTGGAATCGGCGACTACCCGCCCAAACAGGCCTTCCGTATCAAGGATCCCCGGATTGAAAAATTCGTCGGCTATTTTTTAAAATTAAAAAAACAGGGCGTCACCCTGCTGACCAAAAATGATCTCCTGATCAGTCCTTCGAAGGTCAAAAGCGTTTTAAAACAAATCCGCACCCCCTGGGTTTATATCTCCATCGATCTGGACATCGGGGCCCGCAACGCCCTCGAAGGGGTTCGCTTTTTGGATCGTCAGGGGTTGAACGGGCCGCAATTGCTGCGCGTGATCGGTTATCTGCGGGATGTATTAAAGCGCGGGATCGGATTGGCCGGTTTTGACCTGTGCGAGATCAACCCCCGCACCGCCGGTCGCCAACTTCCTACCGGGCAGGACCAAACCTATTGCATCGCCGTCGATATCATTAAAAAGCTGGCCTGGTCCTTATAG
- a CDS encoding antibiotic biosynthesis monooxygenase yields MLIIQVKAHIKPEFIEAFAEATGENARQSVLEPGIARFDVIQQIDDPARFLLVEVYRTEEDPGRHKETAHYKKWRDRVEQMMTEPRTSLKYKNIFPDEQGWG; encoded by the coding sequence ATGCTGATCATTCAGGTCAAGGCCCATATCAAACCCGAATTTATCGAGGCTTTTGCCGAAGCAACCGGGGAAAATGCCCGCCAGAGTGTTTTAGAGCCGGGGATCGCCCGTTTTGATGTCATCCAGCAGATCGATGACCCCGCCCGATTTCTTTTGGTGGAGGTCTACCGGACGGAAGAAGATCCAGGCCGGCATAAAGAGACGGCCCATTATAAAAAATGGCGAGACAGGGTTGAGCAAATGATGACCGAACCCCGGACCAGTCTGAAATACAAGAATATCTTCCCGGATGAACAGGGTTGGGGGTAA